In one Neobacillus sp. CF12 genomic region, the following are encoded:
- a CDS encoding alpha/beta fold hydrolase: MAVESPNLFPPLDLEKEMKRWKHVFQVLNEPEPKIGHTPRNEVWKKNKSVLWHYPAKQKKYAIPLFFVYSLFNKPYILDIAPKASVIEGLTNRGYEVYLLDWGTPGYEDKNIGLDTYIQKYLRTAVKRAIRHSGAEEITLVGYCLGGTIASIYASIAEEPIKNLIVATVPIDFSTIVGPDKWAEGLKEGNINVDRFIDVFGVVPPAYVEGIFRAVSAPIYFTNYSTLLNRAHDQRYVDKWRRMNKWTTDHVPFAGEAFRQLSNDLFKENKLVKGELMIGDKKANLKNIKSNMLVVSSSNDNLVLEPQSLPIMDLVSSVDKTYKLVEAGHVSLALTGLFAVVVDEWASSRSNPL; the protein is encoded by the coding sequence ATGGCAGTTGAATCACCCAATTTATTTCCGCCGTTAGACCTTGAGAAAGAAATGAAGCGTTGGAAGCATGTTTTTCAAGTGTTAAATGAACCGGAACCGAAAATCGGTCATACTCCTAGAAATGAAGTTTGGAAAAAAAATAAATCGGTACTATGGCATTATCCTGCCAAACAAAAAAAATATGCAATTCCTTTATTCTTCGTTTATTCTTTGTTTAATAAACCATATATCCTTGATATCGCCCCAAAGGCTAGTGTTATTGAGGGACTTACAAACCGTGGTTATGAAGTGTATTTGTTAGACTGGGGTACACCTGGTTATGAAGATAAGAATATTGGTTTGGATACATATATCCAAAAGTATTTAAGAACTGCCGTTAAGCGTGCGATACGCCATTCTGGTGCGGAGGAGATAACGCTTGTTGGTTATTGCTTAGGTGGAACAATTGCTTCTATTTACGCTTCGATTGCGGAAGAACCGATTAAAAATTTGATTGTTGCCACTGTGCCAATTGACTTTAGTACAATTGTTGGTCCGGATAAATGGGCAGAAGGTCTCAAAGAAGGAAACATTAATGTTGATCGCTTCATTGATGTTTTTGGGGTTGTCCCACCTGCATATGTGGAAGGAATATTTAGAGCAGTGTCTGCACCTATTTATTTTACTAACTATTCCACGCTTTTAAACCGAGCGCATGATCAGCGTTATGTGGATAAATGGCGTCGTATGAATAAATGGACGACAGATCATGTCCCTTTTGCAGGTGAAGCATTTAGACAATTATCAAATGATCTTTTTAAAGAAAACAAGCTTGTAAAGGGAGAATTAATGATAGGGGATAAGAAGGCAAATTTGAAAAATATTAAATCAAATATGCTTGTGGTTTCCTCGTCTAATGATAATTTAGTACTAGAACCTCAAAGCTTGCCTATCATGGATTTAGTCTCTAGTGTAGATAAGACTTACAAACTGGTTGAAGCAGGTCATGTTTCCTTAGCATTAACCGGATTGTTTGCAGTAGTTGTGGATGAATGGGCTTCTTCGCGTTCAAATCCACTCTAA
- a CDS encoding polyhydroxyalkanoate biosynthesis repressor PhaR yields the protein MTTKRPYDPFDSLKNYSELWEKQINDFIYLWTNNTEFVKMSKVGTQTQSRYLEAIRKNQETLAGVLNIPTKNDLANVATLTIQTEEKIESLEEQIWDLQDSMKSQSKEIESVVEISKEIIKLTKQLKTELVKTKKELADSKDIQNELQEMKIELSKLNTFKDEFEILKELIEKDKRDELVLTGAGSSK from the coding sequence ATGACAACAAAAAGACCGTATGATCCATTTGATTCTTTAAAAAATTACAGTGAATTGTGGGAAAAACAGATAAATGATTTTATTTACCTTTGGACAAATAACACTGAATTCGTCAAAATGTCAAAAGTAGGGACCCAAACACAATCCCGATACCTTGAAGCAATTAGAAAAAATCAGGAAACCCTTGCTGGTGTACTTAATATCCCAACGAAGAACGATCTGGCTAATGTTGCGACATTAACAATCCAAACAGAAGAAAAAATTGAATCCCTCGAAGAACAAATTTGGGATTTACAAGATTCCATGAAATCACAAAGCAAAGAAATTGAAAGTGTGGTTGAGATTTCAAAGGAAATTATTAAACTTACAAAACAGCTAAAAACAGAGTTAGTTAAAACGAAAAAAGAATTGGCAGATTCTAAAGACATACAAAATGAGCTACAAGAGATGAAGATCGAACTTAGTAAATTAAATACTTTTAAAGATGAATTTGAGATTCTTAAAGAGTTGATTGAAAAAGACAAAAGAGATGAACTAGTTTTAACCGGAGCAGGTTCATCAAAATAA